The Naumannella cuiyingiana DNA window GCCAGCCGCTCGGCGACGTCGCGGAGCAGCGAGCGGCCGAGCTGGCGCATCGCGCGCGGGGAGAGCCGCAGGTCGCCGTCGGGGGTACGCCGAAGCATCCCCGCATCGCGCAGCTCCGCCTCGATCCGTTGCAGGGTACGCGCGTCCGCCGCGGCCTCCGCGCCGAGCTCGCGCGCCAGCAGGTCAAGATCAAGATCATCCAGCCGCGCGCCGGGACGGGCCTGGGCGAGCTGTTCGGACAGCGCGTCGAGGTCGGCGAGCTGCTGCATCGCGCCCGTCGCCTCGCCGAGCCCCATCGACTGCTCGCCGTCGAACGACTCCCGCCCGGACCAGTCCTGGCCCGGCCGCAGCGACTGCAGATTCTGGTCGAGTCGGGAGAGTTGGTCGGCCAGCTCGGGCGAGCCGAAGGCCTGCTGGGCAAGGGCATCCAGCTCGGCGCGCTGCTCCTCGGTGAGCGAGTTCCGCATCCGCTGCGCGGCCGCGGCCCGGGCGGCGAGGGCGTCGATCAGCTCGTCGATGGTGCGCGGGTTCTCAGCGAAGTGGTGCCCGTGCTTGTCCATGAAGTCGGCGAACAGCTCGTCGGTGGGCTCCCCGCGCCGGTGCGCGTCGAGCAGCTCGTTCAGGTCGCGCAGCATCTCCTGCACGGCCGCCCGGTCGGCGTCGGTCGCATTCTCCAGCGCCTGCTTCATCCCGGCGAAGCGTTGATCAAGGGCCTCCCGCCCGAGCAGGTCCTTGATCTTGGCGTAGTCGGCGCGGGCGTCGGAGCTGCGCCAGTCATAGTCGGCCAGCTCGTTCACCGCGGCGGCGGTCTGGCCGGGCAGGTTCTCCAGCTGCAGCTCGGCGAACCGGGCGTCGTCGTCGAGGTCGCGGGCGAGCTGTTTGCGCTCGTTCAGCACCGCGGAGTCCAGCAGTTGGCGTACCTGGCGCATCGTGCCGTCGAGATTGTTGCGGCGCAGCAGCTCGGAGCGCCGCCGGGCGACCTGCGCGGCAAGATCATCCAGGCCGCGCTGGTCGGCGCCGCCGCGGCGGAGGAACTCGCGCAGCGCGTGCTCCGGCGAGTAGCCGGCCATCACGTCCTCGCCGACCGCCGCCAGCGCCTCGCCGAGGTCCACGGGTGGCGCGAGCGGATCCGGGCCCCCGGCGTACCGGCCGTAGCGGGCGCGGTGCGGATCGGGGCGCGAGCGCGGGCCGGGCATGATCACGCCTCCCCGTACAGGGTGGTCCGGCCGTCGCTGTCCTTGGAGATCCGGCGGGCGAGATACAGGCCCTCCAGCGCCAGCTCGATCGCCGAGGCACGCTCGCCCGGCCCGGTCGCGCCGGCGCGCTCGGCGATCTCGTCGTAGAGCTCGGACTCCCCCAGCACCGGCAACCCGGCGAGCAGATCGGCGGCCGAGACCCGGTCGCCGGTGGTGATCGTCGCGCCGTCGGAGATCGCGTCCACGAGCAGCCGGAAATCCAACCCACGAAAGGTTTCCCGGGCGGTCTCGGCGGTGGCGGTACGCAGCAGATGCTCCAGGATGACCCGCTCGCGCCCCTCCTCGCCGCTCTCGAACTCGACCTTGCCGCCGAGCACGTCGAGCACGGTTCCAAGATCGACCACCCGGGCCACCGCCGCCTCCTCGCCGAGCACGGTGGCGCGGTGCAGCGCGGCCGCGGCCACGGTCTCCGCGGCGGCGATGGAGAACCGCGCCGAGACCCCGGAGCGCTGGTCGACCGAACTGGAGTCGCGCAGCTCGCGGGTGAACCGGGCGATGATCTCGATCAGCGGCTCGGGCACCTCGGCGACCAGCTCGGCCTCCTGGCGTACCACCGCGACCTCCTCGGCCAGCTCGACCGGGTAGTGGGTGCGCACCTCGGCGCCGAAGCGGTCCTTCAGCGGGGTGATGATCCGGCCGCGGTTGGTGTAGTCCTCGGGGTTGGCGCTCGCCACCACGAGCACGTCCAGCGGCAGCCGGACGAGATAGCCGCGGATCTGGATGTCGCGCTCCTCCATCACGTTCAGCATCGCCACCTGGATCCGCTCGGCCAGGTCGGGCAGCTCGTTGATCGCGACGATGCCGCGGTGGGAGCGCGGGATCAGCCCGTAGTGGATCGTCTCCGGATCGCCCAGCGAGCGGCCCTCGGCGACCTTCATCGGGTCGACATCGCCGACCAGGTCGGCCACGGAGGTGTCGGGGGTCGCCAGCTTCTCGGCGTACCGCTCCGAGCGGTGACGCCAGACGACCGGCAGGTCGTCGCCGAGCGCGGCCGCGCGCCGGATCGAGGCGGCGGTGATCGGCTCGAAGGGGTGCTCGCCCAGCTCGGAGCCGTCGATCACCGGCGTCCACTCGTCGAGCAGGTTGCCGAGCGTGCGGAGCAGCCGGGTCTTGCCCTGGCCGCGCTCGCCGAGCAACACGATGTCGTGGCCGGCGAGGATCGCCCGCTCGACCTGGGGGATGACGGTGCCGGCGAAGCCGTGCAGGCCGGGCCAGGGATCGTCGCCGCGGGCGAGCGCGGCGAGCAGGTTGTCGCGGAGTTCGGTACGCAGGGGCTTGGCGGTGTGGCCCGAGGCACGCAGCTCACCAACGGTGGTGGCATCGGGCCGGGTGGTGGTTTCGGCCATGACACCATCCAACTCCCCCGGTCAAGGGCAGGTCCGGATGGCCGGACCTGTCGATCAGCGACTCACGTCGCTAACGTCTCGTGATGTCGGCGGGGACGAAAGGTGCGTGGGATGAGCGAGAACGAGTGGGTCGACGGCGGACCGCCAGGACCGGAGCGTGATCCGGCGCAGCGCGACGAGATTCGGCACGACCGGTTCGTCAGCGACCCGAGTGATTTCGTGATCCTGCCGAGCAGGGACGAGCTCAAGGGTCGCGAAGAACCGGTCGAGGATCATCGAGATCGATGACCTGACACGCGCTTTCCCCCGAGCGGTTGCGATCGACCGGTGGTACGCCCGAGCCACGCGCTGGCGGCGACGCCGATCAGGGCGGCGAGGGCGAGCGCGCCCAGCAGGTTGACGCCCGGGTAGCCGGCCGCGCCGAGCACGGGGCCCGCCAGCGCGGCGAGCAGCGCGGCGCCGAGCGACATCACCGAGTCGACCGCGCCCTGCAGGCGTACCCGGCGCTCGCCGCTCGCCCCGGCGCTGACCAGCGCGGACCCGCCGATCAGGCAGGCCGACCAGCCGAGGCCGAGCAGGCCGAGCGCGATCATCAGTTGCACGGGCGCCGCGCCCTCGGTCGGCGCGAACGCGCCGGTGAGGAAGGCCGCCAGGAAGATGATCATGCCGACGCCGACCACGGCGGGGGCGCCCAGCCGGTCGGCGAGGATGCCGAACAGGGGGCTGGCCGCGTACATCCCGAGCACGTGGATGCTGATCGTCAGCCCGATGATCGTCAGGGTCATGCCGCGGTCGTACATGTGCACCGGGGTCATCACCATCACCGCGACCATCATCGAGTGCCCGGCGATGGCGGCCGTGATTCCCAATCGGACAAGTCGATCGCGCCACGCCTCGGCGAGCAGGCGCCACGACGACACCCGCTCGCCGTTCTGATCATCCGCGGCGGCCGGGTGGTCGGCGGGCGGGCTGGTCGCGATGATCGCCGCCGCGGCGGCGAATGCCAGCAGCGCGAGGGCGAACGGGCCCGCGGGGTCCGGGATGCCGAGCCGTACGCCGAGCGCGGCCGCCGGCTCGGCGAGGTTGGGACCGAGCACGGCGCCGATCGTGGTCGCCCAGACCACGATGGACAGCGCGCGGCTCTCGTGACCGGGCCGGGCATGATCACCGGCGGCGTAGCGCGCCTGGAGACCGGCGGCGGTGGCCGCGCCGAATCCGATCATCCCGATCAGCAGCAGCCAGAACCAGCCGGCGAAGGCCGCCGCCAGCACCAGCGCGGCGCCCGCCGCCGCGATCGCCAGCCCACCGGCGAGCCCGGCGCGCCGGCCCCGCCGCGCCGACAGCCCGGCCAGCGGTCCGGCCGCGATCCCGGCGCCGACGATGGAGGCGGTCGAGGCCAGCCCGCCGGCCGCGCTGGTGCCCGCGAGCTGCTGGGCAAGCACGCCACCCACCGAGACGCCCGTCGCCACGCCCACCCCGCCGAGCACCTGGCCCGTGATCAACGCGCCCATCGCGCGCCGGCGTACCCGCGTGGTCACCGGCGCCGAGGTCATGCCCGGAACCTACGACCACGGTTCGGGGCGACACAATCCCTTATCGCGCGGCCCGTTCGGCGCCGTCCAGCTCGGTGAGGCGGGCGCGGATCAAGCGCCGGGAGGCGCGCAGCTCACGCAACTTCGCCTCGATCGTCGCCAACTGGCGGCGCAGCAGCGCGGCCCGCTCCTCGGGCGCCATGGTGCCGTCGGCCCAGTGCGCGAGTTCGGTGCGCATCTGCCGCAGCGAGAACCCCGCCTGCTGGCCGATCCGGATCAGCCGGATTCGCGCGGACGCGCCCTCGGTGAACTCGCGATAGCCGTTCGGCGCGCGCACCACATGATCGGGATCGAACAGGTCGAGGCGCTCGTAGTGTCGGATCATGGCCGTCGACATCCCGTGCCGGCGGGCCAGCTCGCCGATCTGCATCCGCATCCTCCTGAGCCCGTGAAGTCGCCGCTTGACCTTGCAATTGTTACAAGCTCTAGCGTCCCCGGCATGGACATCTCACGAGCAACCATCTCCCGACCCGGCACAGCGGTGATCGCCGCCGGCGCGGTCGTCGGGATCGGTACGCAGGCGCTAGCCGCGGCCGCCTGGCCGGGCTACGACCCGCTGGCCCGGACCATCAGTTCCCTGGGCACGGCGGCCTCGCCGTGGCACGCGCTGGTCAATGCGGTATTCGTGATCAACGCCCTCGCGCTCGCGGGCGGCGGGATCGTGCTGGTGGTCGCGGGACGCGGCCCGGTCCGCGCCGGCTCGGTGCTGATCGCGATCGCGGGCGCGTTGGGACTGCTGGTGGCGGCGGTACCCGAGGACGCGAATCTCGCCCTGCACAGCATCGGCGCGCTGAACCTCCCGCTCGCCGGCATCGGCCTGCTGCTGATCGGCGCCGGGCTGCTGCGGGGCGGCCGCCCGCGGCTCGGGGCCACGGCGGTGGCTGCCGGCGTCCTGGGCCTGGTCGGAACGGTGCTCTTCGTGGCGATCCAGGCCGGCGCGCCCCTCGGGGCGTACCCCGGTCTGGTCGAGCGGGCGATCAGCTATCCGGCCAAGGTGTGGTTCGTTGCCGCAGCGCTGGCCGGTGGCCGCCGCTGATGGGCCCAGCGCACTTTTCTGGCTCGGAGCCCGAGCCGGGTCGCGCACCGCCGCGAGATGGCGGGCGCCGCCCGGGCGGCCCTGGCGCTCCGAGCCAGAAAAGTGCGATCCGGAGGAGCCTCGGTCAGGACGGGTTGGCCGAGACGGCGATGTTGCCGCGGGTCGCCTTGGAGTACGGGCACATCTGGTGCGCCTTCTCCACCAGCTCGCGGGCGACATCCTCCTCGACGCCCGGAATGTCTGCGACCAGGTCGACCGCGAGCCCGAAGCCGCTGTCGGTCTTGCCGAAGCTGACCTTGGCGGTCACGGTCGACTCGCTGACATCGAGCCCATCGGCCTTGGCGACGGCGTTCAGGGCGCCGGAGAAGCAGGAGGCGTACCCGGCCGCGAACAGCGTCTCGGGATTGGCCTTCGGGTCGCTCGTGCTGCCGGGCTTGCCCAGCGGCAGGTCGATCACCTGATCCTCGCTGGTGACCCGTCCCTCGCGGCCGCCCTTGGCGGTGGCGGCGGTGGTGTAGACGACTTCGGTGACTTCCTCGAGCGGCATGGCGCTCCCTCTCTGATCGGTGGTGATCGCCCGGTGGGGGGTGATCGGCTTCCACGCTAGCCGGAGCGATCACGCGACCCGTCTCCGCCCGCCGCTAGGTTGGATCCATGACCAGCATGGGCGCCCACGTCGACCAGACCGACCCGGTGGCGGAGGCGCAGGCCCGCGAGGCGCAACTGTCGCAGTTCTTCCTGGGCGACCCGCAGTCCTACAAGAAACCGGAAGTCAGGTACGCCGGCGGCGCCGACGCCCTGCGCGCCGCCGCCGAGGCAGCCGGAGTCGCGCTCTACGTGCACGCGCCGTACCGGATCAACGTCGCCTCGACCAACAACCGGATCCGCATCCCGAGCCGCAAGCTGCTCGACCAGACGATGCAGGCGGCGGCCTCGATCGGCGCCGCCGGGGTGATCGTGCACGCCGGCCACGTCGGCAACGACGACGACCCCGAGGCCGGCTTCGACAACTGGCGCAAGGCCGTCGAGCGGATGGAGCTGCCGGTCCCGATGCTGATCGAGAACACCGCCGGCGGCGACAACGCGATGGCCCGCCGCCTGGACCGGATCGCGCGACTCTGGGAGACGGTCGCGGCGGCCGACGACACGGGCCGGGTCGGCTTCTGCCTGGACACCTGCCACGCCCACGCCGGCGGCAACGAGCTGGCCGGGCTGGTCGAGCGGATCATGGCGATCACCGGGCGGATCGACCTGATCCATGCCAACGATTCCCGCGACGCCTTCGACTCCGGCGCGGACCGGCACACCAACCTCGGCGCCGGGCACTGCGACCCCGACGGCCTCGCCGAGACCGCGCTGACCGCCGGCGCGCCCATCGTCGTGGAGACCCCGGGCGGAGTCGAGGGCCACGTCGCCGATCTGGCGTGGCTGCGCGAGCGCGCCACCTGAGGCACTAAGGCACCCCCGCCCGCTCTGAGGTAGCCGCATCCCGGCAACTGTGGGCATCTGCCCGATGTGCGACCCCCTGCCTCAGCACGAGGCTTGGGGACATGAACGATTTCGAAGCCAAGCTCCTCACCGAGGCCCGGATCAACGACTTCCTGACCGAGGCGGCCGACGACCGCCTGGCCCGTGAGGCCACCCGTGGGCGCCGGACCTGGTGGCGGCATTTCGCCGACGCGCTCGCCTCCGCGACGGGCGGTACGCCGACCGCCCGCGCCTCGCGCACCGAAGCCCGCTCCTCGCGCGCCGACGCCGCCGCCTCGCGTACCGATGCTCGCACCGCGAAAACCCCGCTGCGTGGTCACCTGCCCGTGGCACGATGACCGTTATGGGTATCGGCGCCGACTCCGACTGGATGGTCGGGCGCGCCCGCGAACTGGCCGAGCTGCAGACCATGTGGGCACAGGCGCTGCAGCACGAACCGCGTCTCGTGCTGCTCGGCGGCGAGGCCGGCGGGGGCAAGACCACCCTGGCCGGCGCCTTCGCGGCTTCGCTGTCCGGTGCCCAACTGGTCCGTGGCCAGTGCGTACCGCTGGGCGGCGAGGGCCTGCCCTATGCGCCCGTGCTGCAGGTGATGCGGGAGCTCTTCGCCCGCTACGGCCGCGACCGGATCATCGACTGGGCCGGCGCCGGCTGGCCGTCGCTGGCGCCGCTGCTGCCCGAGCTCGGCGCGACGCCGGAACCCTCCACGACCGAGCGGCTGCGGATGTTCGAGGCCATCGCCCGGATCTGGGAGGGGGCGGCCCGGGAGACCCCGCTGCTCGTGGTGCTGGAGGACCTGCACTGGTCCGATGAGTCCAGCCGGCACCTGTTGAACTTCCTGACCAGCGCCGTCGCCGATGCCCCGGTGCTGCTGATCGGCACCTTCCGCACCGACGAGCTGACCCGCCGCCACCCGCTGCGGCCGTTCCTGGCCGAGCTGCAGCGCATTCCGGCGGTACGCCGCATCGACCTG harbors:
- a CDS encoding vWA domain-containing protein, which encodes MPGPRSRPDPHRARYGRYAGGPDPLAPPVDLGEALAAVGEDVMAGYSPEHALREFLRRGGADQRGLDDLAAQVARRRSELLRRNNLDGTMRQVRQLLDSAVLNERKQLARDLDDDARFAELQLENLPGQTAAAVNELADYDWRSSDARADYAKIKDLLGREALDQRFAGMKQALENATDADRAAVQEMLRDLNELLDAHRRGEPTDELFADFMDKHGHHFAENPRTIDELIDALAARAAAAQRMRNSLTEEQRAELDALAQQAFGSPELADQLSRLDQNLQSLRPGQDWSGRESFDGEQSMGLGEATGAMQQLADLDALSEQLAQARPGARLDDLDLDLLARELGAEAAADARTLQRIEAELRDAGMLRRTPDGDLRLSPRAMRQLGRSLLRDVAERLAGRSGQRDTRQAGAAGEPSGASREWRFGDTEPWDVTRTVGNAVLRTAGEGRDASTGVRLDVRDIEIAETEARTQAAVALLVDTSFSMAMEGRWVPMKRTALALHHLVSTRFRGDRMELIGFGRYAQRIGIEELTGLDALWDKGTNLHHALLLANRFFRRHPSAQPVLLIVTDGEPTAHLEGDGQVLFDYPPHPVTIARTVAELDASGRLGAQVSFFRLGQDPGLERFIGQLARRVGGRVVSPELDDLGAAVVGSYLGARTSDAPASFRDLFGERGFWAG
- a CDS encoding sigma 54-interacting transcriptional regulator, producing MAETTTRPDATTVGELRASGHTAKPLRTELRDNLLAALARGDDPWPGLHGFAGTVIPQVERAILAGHDIVLLGERGQGKTRLLRTLGNLLDEWTPVIDGSELGEHPFEPITAASIRRAAALGDDLPVVWRHRSERYAEKLATPDTSVADLVGDVDPMKVAEGRSLGDPETIHYGLIPRSHRGIVAINELPDLAERIQVAMLNVMEERDIQIRGYLVRLPLDVLVVASANPEDYTNRGRIITPLKDRFGAEVRTHYPVELAEEVAVVRQEAELVAEVPEPLIEIIARFTRELRDSSSVDQRSGVSARFSIAAAETVAAAALHRATVLGEEAAVARVVDLGTVLDVLGGKVEFESGEEGRERVILEHLLRTATAETARETFRGLDFRLLVDAISDGATITTGDRVSAADLLAGLPVLGESELYDEIAERAGATGPGERASAIELALEGLYLARRISKDSDGRTTLYGEA
- a CDS encoding MFS transporter translates to MTSAPVTTRVRRRAMGALITGQVLGGVGVATGVSVGGVLAQQLAGTSAAGGLASTASIVGAGIAAGPLAGLSARRGRRAGLAGGLAIAAAGAALVLAAAFAGWFWLLLIGMIGFGAATAAGLQARYAAGDHARPGHESRALSIVVWATTIGAVLGPNLAEPAAALGVRLGIPDPAGPFALALLAFAAAAAIIATSPPADHPAAADDQNGERVSSWRLLAEAWRDRLVRLGITAAIAGHSMMVAVMVMTPVHMYDRGMTLTIIGLTISIHVLGMYAASPLFGILADRLGAPAVVGVGMIIFLAAFLTGAFAPTEGAAPVQLMIALGLLGLGWSACLIGGSALVSAGASGERRVRLQGAVDSVMSLGAALLAALAGPVLGAAGYPGVNLLGALALAALIGVAASAWLGRTTGRSQPLGGKRVSGHRSR
- a CDS encoding MerR family DNA-binding protein, producing MQIGELARRHGMSTAMIRHYERLDLFDPDHVVRAPNGYREFTEGASARIRLIRIGQQAGFSLRQMRTELAHWADGTMAPEERAALLRRQLATIEAKLRELRASRRLIRARLTELDGAERAAR
- a CDS encoding DUF998 domain-containing protein, translating into MDISRATISRPGTAVIAAGAVVGIGTQALAAAAWPGYDPLARTISSLGTAASPWHALVNAVFVINALALAGGGIVLVVAGRGPVRAGSVLIAIAGALGLLVAAVPEDANLALHSIGALNLPLAGIGLLLIGAGLLRGGRPRLGATAVAAGVLGLVGTVLFVAIQAGAPLGAYPGLVERAISYPAKVWFVAAALAGGRR
- a CDS encoding organic hydroperoxide resistance protein, giving the protein MPLEEVTEVVYTTAATAKGGREGRVTSEDQVIDLPLGKPGSTSDPKANPETLFAAGYASCFSGALNAVAKADGLDVSESTVTAKVSFGKTDSGFGLAVDLVADIPGVEEDVARELVEKAHQMCPYSKATRGNIAVSANPS
- a CDS encoding deoxyribonuclease IV, translating into MTSMGAHVDQTDPVAEAQAREAQLSQFFLGDPQSYKKPEVRYAGGADALRAAAEAAGVALYVHAPYRINVASTNNRIRIPSRKLLDQTMQAAASIGAAGVIVHAGHVGNDDDPEAGFDNWRKAVERMELPVPMLIENTAGGDNAMARRLDRIARLWETVAAADDTGRVGFCLDTCHAHAGGNELAGLVERIMAITGRIDLIHANDSRDAFDSGADRHTNLGAGHCDPDGLAETALTAGAPIVVETPGGVEGHVADLAWLRERAT